The genomic interval TATCTGATGATTCCTTCCCTCCAGAAGACTTTGGCATTGTCTCTGGAATGCTTAACGTCAAATGGGACCGGATTGCCCCGTATCCTCTTGACATTGGATGATGAAGGCTGGTGATGGGGGAGGGAACATTGCCAGCAAAGCAGCAGGGTGACTTCAAACAGTTCAGGTGTGCATGGCCAttgttctgtctctgtggatgaGATGGGGCAAGAGATACTGGTGACAGTTGTGTGAGTGTTATTGAGGATAGACCTAAGGTTCTGAAGTTCAGGTTACAAGGCCCTAAAACATACTCTGTTGGGAGAAGTAGACACTTAGATGTTTGTGGCCCAGCAAAGATGAGTAAGGTggctttaaaagaaatttaaagccactttgtggtggcacagtggataaagtgtcaacctgaaataccgaggtcaccggctcgaaaccccaggcttgcctggtcaaggcacatgtgagaggcaactactgcaagttgatgctttctgctcctacccccttctttcaccttctttctcctctctctaaaataaatattttcaaaacttattaaaaaaaaagaaaaagaaagaaattcagttGGATGCtaatgtggaggacctgggtatCTTTTAAAGACTATTGATAGTCAGTGAATCTTTTATTCTAATCTACCAGTTATCTCCTGAGTgtttgaattacattttttttcccttgtgaaTTAAAGTAtgtttagattttctttctttcttcctttttaagattttatgtatttctcttagagagagaggaggggatgggggatgagaagtagttgcttcactctagttgttcattggttgcttgtcgaaTGTGCCGTgcccgggcaagcctagggtttggaaccggcagcctcagtgctccaggtcggtgctgtatccactgcgccaccacaggctaggctagATTTTCTGATGAAGGTGTACTCTTtgtggtgttctttttttttagtttggtttaatttgtattttcaagAACTTCCTTCAGTTATAGTCATTGAAAGATTTTCTTTGAGCTTAagtgactaattttttttttttcccctgcatttttccgaagctggaaacggggagagacggtcagacagactcccgcatgcgcccgaccgggatccacccggcacgtccaccaggggtgatgctctgcccaccagggggcgatgctctgcccctccggggcgtcgctctgttgcgaccagagccactctagcacctggggcagaggccaaggagccatccccagcgcccgggccatctttgctccaatggagcctcggctgcgggaggggaagagagagacagagaggaaggagagggggaggggtggagaagcagatgggcgcttctcctgtgtgccctggccgggaatccaacccgggacttctacacgccaggccgatgctctaccactgagccaaccagccagggccgtgacTAATTTTTCATCTATAACATAGATTGCTTTGAAAGTTTACTTCAAAAACCTTGATACTGAGTACATCATAGACTTAAAACTTGACTAAAAATGCATCATATTACGACATGCATGTTAGGCTTACAAAAAAGTGTGTGTTTACTATTCTTGCAGAGTATTGTAAGAATGAAATCACCACATGTGTTGGCAACTTATTTTGTGAATGGTACATTTAGTCCACAAGCTGAAAGGTGGTTACAACTTAAGCTTCATCACTTTCCCTTCCTTAACTCTTGGGCCAGTGCTAGCAATGTCTCACATACGGTGGTTCTGCGCCCTCTCAAGGCTGGTTATTTCAACTTCACCTCAGCCACTATTACTTACCTGGCCCAGGAGGATGGACCCGTTGTGGTGAGTTGCCCAAACCTTTAGCTGGATGGGGCTCAAATTCTTGCAGAGAATTTTCAAAGCATCCACTAAATTCTGAAAAAGATAAGAAGAACTAGAAACTTGGGATATTGTCTTTAGGAGTATGTTTCAAATTGTAAGGTTCTAGAATAAAGTAATTGAAATGGATGGGAGGGGAGTACTGTAGAGCATTCCCTTCCTCTTCATTCCTTCTGCTTAGCTTTTCATTTCGAATGTGCCACTTACTGCCCTGTTTTTTGCCATCTTTGCCCTTCCAATTCGTCTTCTATGCTGTTGTCAGATTATTCCCCAccttcactctttctctttcccttgatTAGAACACTCCTGCTTACCGCATCAAAGCCAAGCTTCACTGCCTGTCATTGCGTCCCCTCCCACAGGCCGGCTGTTCTCTGCCTTGCCAGCTTTCTCTCCCACGCGATGCACAACTCCATCCTCCTTAGGCCAGACTCCTTCTTGCGCTTCCTTCTCCTCTCAGTGCTGTTCTTCTCACTTTGCCTTTGTTCTCTGAAgtactctctctcctccacttcaTTATCCAAAACCTTCTCAAGATCCAGCTCTGAGCTGCAAGTCCTTGTTTATATCTTTTGCTTTtacagttcacattgtttcttccCACTCATTCTTTCAATACTCATCGACTGCAGCCAGACTTCTGTAGCTCTTATATCATATGCCActtaaacatttaattatttactgTCTTCAGTAGTGCTCTTATGTATAGGTCTTTCCGCCATCCCCACCTCCCAATGTAATAAAAACTCCTTGAAGCCAGGGACTTTGTCTTAGATTCTCTGTGTTTCCCATATGTAATAGAAACACGGTAGTAAACAATCTTTTGATTGATGTAAAGGTCAAGAGACATTTATTGAGCCCCTACAATGTGACTCTAGGGAATACCAAGACAATTAAGACACTGCTCCAGCCCTCAACAATCTTTGGTCATGAATTTATAAAGGCCTCTGATGGGACCATACAGATGGGCTATAGGCTACTCAGTAAGTGCACGGTAGGGAAGGAACTTTGAGCAGAGTCAGCCATAGAACTAAAAGAAGTCCATAGAACTAAAAGATTCTCTAACATTAAATGaactttttgaattttcttttttataaaccaTGTGGAAGCATATTTTTGTAACCCTAATTACATTTTCACATCTTGTGTCATTTCTGCTTTCAGAACCAACTTTAGAAATAGtcgtggggatgtaaagtacagcatagggaatatagtcaataatactgtaataactggtATGGTGCCAGCTGGGTCCTGGAAATACCagaggaaacactttgtaaagtatgtgattgtcaggccactgtgctgtacacttgaaactaatacaaaataatactgaacatGACCTGTAattgataagtaaataaataaataaaacatttttaggatTCTTTGGTTCTACCTGGTATTTGATGGGTTAAAAGATAAAACCAAAGGCTTAGCTGCCACTTTAGAACAAAGTTGTTTGCAGGGTGCTCCAAAGCCTTGGCCTCCTCTCTGAGACTGAGGAATGTGGGCAGACTCAGCCCCCTCTAGAAATGTACATTTAGGCAGGGCTTCATACTTTTCAGAATCCTTCTTGTTTCATTTGAGCTTCATGGTACTCTGAGATAGAAGAGATTTTCACTGGAGGAGTAAGGAAATGATTGCCAAGGGCAAGTCATTCTATCAGCCTTTCCAGAGTCTGAGATGAAGATAGAAGGATTTGGTTTGAATTTCAGCTGTGTACCTGGCTTCTTGTTTAGTAAATACTCCTCCTCTGTTCCTCAGGTCTCCTGGCTCCTCatatactcctctttttttttctttcttttttttgtgacagagagagagaatcagagagaaggacagatggggacaaacagacaggaagagaaagatgagaagcaccaatttttcattgtggcaccttagttgttcattgattactttctcctatgtgccttgaccggggcgctATAGCagacgagtgaccccttgctcaagtcagtgaccttgggttcaagctggtgagccttgctcaaaccagatgagcctgcactcaagctggcaacctcagggtctcaaacctgggtcctctgcgtcccagtccggcgctctgtccactgtgccaccgcctggtccggcCTCTACACTCCTCTTTAcagcacagactcatccagccATCTAGTTCAAagcttttcctcctcttgaagCTCTAAGAATCTAATGCTTAGAACAAGGTTGGTTAAGGACTGCCCTTTCTCAGATGAGAAAGTGTGGGACTTGCCTTGAAATgcccttcttttattcttttcaggTTGGCTTTACCAGTGCACCTGGACAGGGAGGAATCCTGGCTCAACGGGAGTTTGATAGGAGATTCTCACCTCACTTTGTAAGCTGTACAGTGTTGTTCTGGGACCTCTTAGCTTCCTTAGAAgatttgtttatctattttttgGTATCTGATACAGAAATTAAATATTCTGATTTAACCATGATTAGAGATTTTTGGTATGAGATTATAATTTCCAGAACCAAAatactctcctttttctctactcAACCTTGAGTAGAGAGAGCCCCAGAGTCTgttttgagatttaaaaataatatatacttatattcaaAGAGTTGTTGAACATTGGGAAGGTACAGTGGGAACTTTCTGTGGTTTAGTCTAGGAGAGAATTTTTTGAGAATTCGCATGAAGTACTGAATGAAGAAATTCATTTACatactcattcattcagtgaataATTATGAAGTTTCTAATTATGTGCTAGAGATCATATGCCAGGAGCGGAGGAGCATGCAGCAGGAACAGCAAAGCTGGCCTCTGAGAGTCAGGGAGGTTTTTCTGGAGGAGGCAGCGTTTAACCAGTCAAATAGGAGCTTAGGAAGGATGGGCATCCTGGGAAGAGGGAGCAGTTCAGAGTGAGAACGACCATGGTGCAATCCGGGAATGGCAAGTAGTCCACTGAGGCCAGAGGGCAGACTGAGGcggaggagtgggggagaggagctggaggtGAAAGTGGCGTTAGACAGGGCAAGACCTGGCCATTTCCCTCCTCAGAGATTGTCTGGAAAAGAAAAGCTTCTCTTCCAGTCTGGGTTGGGTCAGGCGAGGCTTCGACTTCACATCCTGAAAGATAGATTAATCTTCAGAGAGCCATGGTCTATCAGGAGTGGTCAAAGAGGAAATTGCTGTCACGGTTCTGCTTAAAATTTGGGTTGGGCTGCTCCCTTTCTCGTTGGACCCTCCTTCCTGGTCCTTTTCTATGTCCTACTCCAGATTTCTAAGCAGTGCCTTTGTTGTCTTCCACAGCTGGACTGGGCAGCCTTTGGGGTCATGACCCTCCCCTCCATCGGGATCCCCCTGCTGTTGTGGTACTCCAGCAAGAGGAAATATGACACTCCCAAAACCAAGAAGAACTGAGTGTTTTCAGAGCCCTCCCTTCCCAAGGAATCCAGGTGCTTTCCAGACTCCAAAGGGTATCTCACATGCTGTCTCCTTCCTTAGCCACCTTCTCCTGGATCCTGCCCTGCTGTCAGCCAGAGGAAAGGACTAGGCGTCTATGAGCCGTACAAAGAATGCCTTGAGCCCTGTGGGCCCTCTGGTGTGCCACTGAGGTGCCATGGGTTATATTACTGGCAGTGTGACCTCTCGGGTACAGAAGGCAGCATTCGGAGACTGCATGACACCACCCCATCTCCTGCTCTTCCTTCTCAGAAGAGGGTAGAAGATAGAATGGAAGCTGTGGGACTCTTGGAGGCTACTTAGTCTCTGTTCTGGGGTAGGGGAGTGCCTACCAAATGGGTTttctaataaaaacaaatgctaCACTGGCTTGTCCATTTTCTCATCAGGTGGGTGAGTACAGGGTGTTGGAGCTCAGGCCCAAGAGCAGAGGCTCCTGGGAAGGTGAGCTAAACCCCTGCCTCATTGCTGTGGGGGTTGGGGGTCCTGTTCCCATGGACGTATCTGCCCCTTTTGAGCACCTCTGCTTCcacctcttattttctttctgttctcacCAATCACTACATACTCCCCTAAACCTTTCTTGACTGTTAGCTCCTCTCCACAGCTCAAGAAGATAGGTTGGGGAAGCTGTTTTTGTGCAGTGGAAAGATTCTGGTCTGATTTATTtactgatgtcttttttttttttgtatttttctgaagctggaaatggggagagacagtcagacagactcccgcatgcgcccgactgggatccacccggcacgcccaccaggggctacgctctgcccaccagggggcgatgctctgcccctctggggcgttgctctgccacgaccagagccactctagcacctggggcagaggccaaggagccatccccagtgcccgggccatctttgctccaatggagccttggctgcgggaggggaagagagagatagagaggaagggggggggggtagagaagcaaatgggcgcttctcctatgtgccctggccgggaatcgaacccgggtcccccgcacgccaggctgacactctaccgctgagccaactggccagggcctatttactgATGTCTTGAAAagctatggccccagatgggcaaagcattgaccccagatgggttgccaggtggatcctggttggggcgcatgtgggagtctgtctcccctcctctcatttggaaaataaggaaaaaaaagattttatttatgattttatagaggagagggtagtgggaagtatcaactcatagttgcttcactttaactttcgttgattgcttgtcgtatgtgctttgaccgggcaaacccagggttttgacccCACGAtctcagcattcaaggtcgatgctttaccactgggccaccacaaatcaggtctctctttttttatatatatatatatatattaaaaagcatcaatcatcagtttttcgttgggagaccttagttgttcactgattgctctctcctatatgtgccttgaccac from Saccopteryx leptura isolate mSacLep1 chromosome 2, mSacLep1_pri_phased_curated, whole genome shotgun sequence carries:
- the SSR2 gene encoding translocon-associated protein subunit beta, with the protein product MCTMRLLAFVVLALFTVSQAEEGARLLASKSLLNRYAVEGRDLTLQYNIYNVGSSAALDVELSDDSFPPEDFGIVSGMLNVKWDRIAPASNVSHTVVLRPLKAGYFNFTSATITYLAQEDGPVVVGFTSAPGQGGILAQREFDRRFSPHFLDWAAFGVMTLPSIGIPLLLWYSSKRKYDTPKTKKN